In a single window of the Dreissena polymorpha isolate Duluth1 chromosome 3, UMN_Dpol_1.0, whole genome shotgun sequence genome:
- the LOC127871137 gene encoding nuclear receptor subfamily 1 group D member 2-like isoform X1: MFEVAHLYGIKGHLVKDITDMNFREIENMDSPFFLFPTSSPTNIDDTMYTSAEYLNDASSCENQIAENYSSANIWEGMEPLSAYFMYNNQNVHHDVGYHNSAEDYTITSLDDVTLSNYTTTSEYVGEMSESSDTAEVSSASSPSAESETSTCEESVTTKLKSVLLSRQRMHTSSSASSLSSAESATRLSASRYTDNHMHQYDTNSRSLRFPPCSVCGGNASGLHYGVNSCEPCKGFFTRYLRRKEDDYYTCSKDDNCVITNKLRGNCSACRLKKCLALGMSRKNSRLGRYSLSRRMETIMQVHKLENNAERVSEMQPDLVFQTAAPMPAEAHQTLLNNSSDDPIQEKGTPLNVTNVQSVGNCKLKAPSGFSQKLVKVLTDYMEHIKPYGEELVTEKQVTQKLMSHYESYTLKIQMFGNLKTIPKEEYFRLLNGFGIEIDKRMTVLKQGANEIMNVISRYCEFAKHVPHFKQLSIRDQSNLLKASRYDFFMILMHEGYLRDQQVFLAHNGVAFHQEEVADKFFSRQLVENVCDMYYRLQNLKLTREEKALLIAISLVFTDRCALENPNLVDQIQVSLTQLLQRQLEKTNPSSATRRFTKIIDCLTIMRESSELYLIEYNQLCQDEKVIGEVPIMTELLFEDK; the protein is encoded by the exons atGTTCGAAGTAGCCCATTTGTATGGTATAAAAGGACATTTAGTGAAAG ACATCACCGACATGAACTTTCGAGAAATTGAGAACATGGATTCTCCATTTTTTCTGTTCCCGACTTCGTCGCCAACCAATATAGATGACACAATGTACACCAGTGCGGAATACTTAAATGATGCTTCCAGTTGTGAAAACCAAATAGCTGAGAACTACAGTTCTGCAAATATTTGGGAGGGCATGGAACCCTTGTCTGCCTATTTCATGTAcaacaatcaaaatgtgcatcacGACGTCGGATACCATAATTCAGCAGAAGATTACACTATAACCTCACTGGATGACGTCACATTATCAAACTATACTACGACATCAGAATACGTTGGTGAAATGTCAGAGTCGTCTGACACGGCTGAAGTGTCGTCTGCTTCATCACCTAGTGCGGAGAGTGAAACAAGTACGTGTGAAGAATCGGTGACAACAAAGTTAAAATCGGTTTTATTATCTCGTCAAAGGATGCACACAAGTTCGTCTGCGTCGTCTCTATCGAGCGCAGAGTCAGCAACACGTTTGTCAGCCTCCAGATACACCGACAATCATATGCATCAATACGACACAAACAGCAGATCTCTGCGTTTTCCACCTTGTTCTGTGTGCGGGGGAAACGCTTCCGGTCTGCATTATGGTGTCAACAGCTGCGAGCCATGTAAAGGGTTTTTCACGCGCTATTTGAGGCGCAAGGAAGACGACTATTATACATGCAGTAAAGACGACAACTGTGTCATAACTAATAAATTGCGCGGAAACTGCTCTGCGTGTAGACTTAAAAAGTGTCTTGCCCTCGGAATGTCCAGAAAGAATTCGCGCCTTGGTCGTTATAGCCTTTCTCGGCGCATGGAAACCATAATGCAAGTTCATAAATTGGAGAACAATGCAGAGCGAGTGTCAGAAATGCAACCTGATCTTGTCTTCCAAACAGCTGCTCCCATGCCTGCTGAAGCCCACCAAACCCTACTTAATAATTCTAGTGACGATCCTATTCAAGAAAAGGGCACTCCGCTAAATGTAACAAACGTGCAAAGTGTTGGAAACTGCAAGCTAAAAGCTCCCTCCGGTTTCTCACAAAAGCTCGTCAAAGTTTTGACTGATTATATGGAACATATTAAACCATATGGGGAAGAATTGGTCACTGAAAAACAAGTTACTCAAAAGTTAATGTCTCATTATGAATCGTATACgttaaaaatacaaatgtttgGCAATTTGAAAACAATTCCAAAGGAGGAATACTTCCGATTGCTAAACGGATTTGGTATAGAAATAGATAAGAGGATGACCGTTTTGAAACAAGGGGCGAACGAAATTATGAACGTTATTTCACGCTACTGTGAGTTTGCAAAACATGTGCCGCACTTTAAACAACTATCTATTCGTGACCAAAGCAACCTTTTGAAGGCATCTCGATATGACTTCTTTATGATTTTAATGCACGAGGGTTACCTTAGGGATCAGCAAGTGTTCCTTGCACATAATGGTGTCGCTTTCCACCAGGAGGAGGTCGCAGATAAATTCTTTTCCAGACAGCTAGTCGAAAATGTTTGCGACATGTACTACAGACTACAAAATCTTAAACTTACACGCGAGGAAAAGGCTCTCCTTATTGCTATTTCATTGGTATTCACAGACAGATGCGCCTTAGAAAATCCAAATCTTGTAGACCAAATCCAGGTGTCCTTGACACAGCTTCTGCAGAGGCAATTGGAAAAGACAAATCCCAGTTCTGCGACCAGGAGATTTACGAAGATAATTGACTGCTTGACAATTATGCGCGAAAGTTCGGAGCTTTATTTAATCGAATACAATCAGTTATGCCAGGATGAAAAGGTTATCGGAGAGGTTCCTATAATGACAGAACTATTGTTTGAAGACAAATGA
- the LOC127871137 gene encoding nuclear receptor subfamily 1 group D member 2-like isoform X2, whose product MNFREIENMDSPFFLFPTSSPTNIDDTMYTSAEYLNDASSCENQIAENYSSANIWEGMEPLSAYFMYNNQNVHHDVGYHNSAEDYTITSLDDVTLSNYTTTSEYVGEMSESSDTAEVSSASSPSAESETSTCEESVTTKLKSVLLSRQRMHTSSSASSLSSAESATRLSASRYTDNHMHQYDTNSRSLRFPPCSVCGGNASGLHYGVNSCEPCKGFFTRYLRRKEDDYYTCSKDDNCVITNKLRGNCSACRLKKCLALGMSRKNSRLGRYSLSRRMETIMQVHKLENNAERVSEMQPDLVFQTAAPMPAEAHQTLLNNSSDDPIQEKGTPLNVTNVQSVGNCKLKAPSGFSQKLVKVLTDYMEHIKPYGEELVTEKQVTQKLMSHYESYTLKIQMFGNLKTIPKEEYFRLLNGFGIEIDKRMTVLKQGANEIMNVISRYCEFAKHVPHFKQLSIRDQSNLLKASRYDFFMILMHEGYLRDQQVFLAHNGVAFHQEEVADKFFSRQLVENVCDMYYRLQNLKLTREEKALLIAISLVFTDRCALENPNLVDQIQVSLTQLLQRQLEKTNPSSATRRFTKIIDCLTIMRESSELYLIEYNQLCQDEKVIGEVPIMTELLFEDK is encoded by the coding sequence ATGAACTTTCGAGAAATTGAGAACATGGATTCTCCATTTTTTCTGTTCCCGACTTCGTCGCCAACCAATATAGATGACACAATGTACACCAGTGCGGAATACTTAAATGATGCTTCCAGTTGTGAAAACCAAATAGCTGAGAACTACAGTTCTGCAAATATTTGGGAGGGCATGGAACCCTTGTCTGCCTATTTCATGTAcaacaatcaaaatgtgcatcacGACGTCGGATACCATAATTCAGCAGAAGATTACACTATAACCTCACTGGATGACGTCACATTATCAAACTATACTACGACATCAGAATACGTTGGTGAAATGTCAGAGTCGTCTGACACGGCTGAAGTGTCGTCTGCTTCATCACCTAGTGCGGAGAGTGAAACAAGTACGTGTGAAGAATCGGTGACAACAAAGTTAAAATCGGTTTTATTATCTCGTCAAAGGATGCACACAAGTTCGTCTGCGTCGTCTCTATCGAGCGCAGAGTCAGCAACACGTTTGTCAGCCTCCAGATACACCGACAATCATATGCATCAATACGACACAAACAGCAGATCTCTGCGTTTTCCACCTTGTTCTGTGTGCGGGGGAAACGCTTCCGGTCTGCATTATGGTGTCAACAGCTGCGAGCCATGTAAAGGGTTTTTCACGCGCTATTTGAGGCGCAAGGAAGACGACTATTATACATGCAGTAAAGACGACAACTGTGTCATAACTAATAAATTGCGCGGAAACTGCTCTGCGTGTAGACTTAAAAAGTGTCTTGCCCTCGGAATGTCCAGAAAGAATTCGCGCCTTGGTCGTTATAGCCTTTCTCGGCGCATGGAAACCATAATGCAAGTTCATAAATTGGAGAACAATGCAGAGCGAGTGTCAGAAATGCAACCTGATCTTGTCTTCCAAACAGCTGCTCCCATGCCTGCTGAAGCCCACCAAACCCTACTTAATAATTCTAGTGACGATCCTATTCAAGAAAAGGGCACTCCGCTAAATGTAACAAACGTGCAAAGTGTTGGAAACTGCAAGCTAAAAGCTCCCTCCGGTTTCTCACAAAAGCTCGTCAAAGTTTTGACTGATTATATGGAACATATTAAACCATATGGGGAAGAATTGGTCACTGAAAAACAAGTTACTCAAAAGTTAATGTCTCATTATGAATCGTATACgttaaaaatacaaatgtttgGCAATTTGAAAACAATTCCAAAGGAGGAATACTTCCGATTGCTAAACGGATTTGGTATAGAAATAGATAAGAGGATGACCGTTTTGAAACAAGGGGCGAACGAAATTATGAACGTTATTTCACGCTACTGTGAGTTTGCAAAACATGTGCCGCACTTTAAACAACTATCTATTCGTGACCAAAGCAACCTTTTGAAGGCATCTCGATATGACTTCTTTATGATTTTAATGCACGAGGGTTACCTTAGGGATCAGCAAGTGTTCCTTGCACATAATGGTGTCGCTTTCCACCAGGAGGAGGTCGCAGATAAATTCTTTTCCAGACAGCTAGTCGAAAATGTTTGCGACATGTACTACAGACTACAAAATCTTAAACTTACACGCGAGGAAAAGGCTCTCCTTATTGCTATTTCATTGGTATTCACAGACAGATGCGCCTTAGAAAATCCAAATCTTGTAGACCAAATCCAGGTGTCCTTGACACAGCTTCTGCAGAGGCAATTGGAAAAGACAAATCCCAGTTCTGCGACCAGGAGATTTACGAAGATAATTGACTGCTTGACAATTATGCGCGAAAGTTCGGAGCTTTATTTAATCGAATACAATCAGTTATGCCAGGATGAAAAGGTTATCGGAGAGGTTCCTATAATGACAGAACTATTGTTTGAAGACAAATGA